In the Colwellia sp. 20A7 genome, one interval contains:
- a CDS encoding alpha/beta fold hydrolase: MNLHYVDWGNPSAPPLLLVHGGKDHCRSWDWVAEELSKDWHVIAPDLRGHGDSDWTPDGNYTQISFVYDIAQLIHQMQLEPVTIVAHSMGGMVCSRYAGIYPDNVKSL; encoded by the coding sequence ATGAACCTACACTATGTCGACTGGGGAAATCCAAGTGCACCGCCTCTGTTACTCGTACATGGTGGCAAAGATCACTGCCGCAGTTGGGACTGGGTAGCTGAGGAACTCAGCAAGGATTGGCATGTCATAGCGCCCGATTTGCGCGGCCACGGCGACAGCGACTGGACACCTGACGGAAATTACACACAAATTAGTTTTGTCTACGACATAGCCCAACTCATTCATCAGATGCAGTTGGAGCCCGTAACGATAGTCGCGCATTCAATGGGCGGCATGGTCTGCTCACGCTACGCCGGGATCTACCCTGACAACGTTAAAAGCTTGTGA
- a CDS encoding acyl-CoA dehydrogenase family protein — protein sequence MDFEYTDKMKGLIARVDAFMKEHILPAEAEYEEFVHDPANLWVVPPIMEELKAKAKAEGLWNLFLPKDYGEYSPGLTNLEYAPLAELMGQNEWASEVFNCSAPDTGNMEVLARYGSEEQKKEWLVPLLNGDIRSSYLMTEPQNACSDATNVECSIVREGDEYVINGRKTWSSSVFDPRCKLLLVMGKTDFNAPRHIQQSTIIVPKNTPGVKVLRPLKVMGELHSPQGHGEVLLENVRVPVGNIILGEGRGFEIAQGRLGPGRIHHCMRLVGAAQRCLELMCVRVENRSPFGKKLSAQGSIRQDIAKSRCEIEQARMLTLLAANKLDNFGNKVALDLIAMIKIVAPQMCQDVADRAMQAFGGMGVSQDTPIAQIWAYGRFVRIADGPDEVHMSQLGKLTIRKYNEEVIL from the coding sequence ATGGATTTTGAATATACAGATAAAATGAAGGGGCTTATTGCCCGCGTTGATGCATTTATGAAAGAGCATATTCTTCCCGCTGAAGCTGAGTATGAAGAGTTCGTTCACGACCCAGCCAACCTATGGGTTGTACCGCCTATTATGGAAGAGTTGAAAGCTAAAGCTAAAGCGGAAGGGCTTTGGAACCTGTTTCTACCAAAAGATTACGGCGAATATAGTCCTGGTTTGACCAATCTTGAATACGCACCACTGGCTGAACTGATGGGACAAAATGAGTGGGCCAGTGAAGTTTTTAACTGCAGTGCGCCTGATACTGGCAATATGGAAGTATTAGCGCGCTACGGCTCAGAAGAGCAAAAGAAAGAGTGGCTAGTTCCTCTTCTTAATGGCGACATACGCTCTTCTTACTTAATGACAGAGCCGCAAAATGCCTGCTCTGATGCAACTAATGTAGAGTGTTCTATTGTACGCGAAGGCGACGAATATGTGATTAATGGTCGAAAAACTTGGTCATCCAGTGTTTTTGATCCGCGATGCAAGCTATTACTAGTAATGGGTAAAACAGATTTTAACGCGCCTCGTCATATACAACAATCCACCATCATCGTACCTAAAAACACCCCTGGCGTTAAGGTACTTAGACCGTTGAAAGTAATGGGCGAACTGCATTCACCTCAGGGTCACGGCGAAGTACTTTTAGAAAACGTTCGTGTACCAGTAGGTAACATTATTTTAGGCGAGGGAAGAGGCTTTGAAATTGCTCAGGGTCGTTTAGGACCTGGCCGTATTCATCACTGTATGCGATTAGTAGGTGCTGCTCAGCGTTGTCTTGAATTGATGTGTGTGCGCGTAGAAAACCGCTCGCCATTTGGTAAAAAATTATCTGCTCAAGGAAGCATTCGTCAAGATATTGCTAAGTCACGTTGTGAAATAGAGCAGGCGCGTATGCTAACCTTACTCGCGGCTAATAAGCTTGATAACTTTGGCAACAAAGTAGCACTTGATTTGATCGCGATGATCAAGATAGTAGCCCCTCAGATGTGTCAAGATGTAGCAGACAGAGCCATGCAAGCTTTTGGCGGCATGGGTGTGAGTCAAGACACGCCTATCGCTCAAATATGGGCTTATGGACGTTTTGTTCGTATTGCCGATGGTCCAGACGAAGTACATATGTCGCAACTGGGTAAACTAACCATTCGTAAATATAACGAAGAGGTAATACTATGA
- a CDS encoding SDR family NAD(P)-dependent oxidoreductase, with protein MNALNALKFTGKTVVVCGASDGIGYGIATIFKELGATVHITGTRDADAYDNDFSGMTFHSLKLDSANNISAFAKEFEHVDVMVNCIGTVLWGSKEFEREGFEQIININLTGAMQLCTEFFPLLQASGGNIVNLDSVVSIRPAFNNPAYSASKAGLLQLTKSLAMKWGRKGVRVNTVAPGMVPTKLTVNQSTPEHEAQFAKTCPVGRFGKPEDIAGAVVYLASPLASYVTGHQLVVDGGVTL; from the coding sequence ATGAATGCATTAAATGCGTTGAAATTTACTGGAAAAACTGTCGTTGTTTGCGGTGCATCTGACGGCATAGGCTATGGCATAGCCACTATTTTTAAAGAATTGGGCGCTACGGTGCACATTACCGGCACGCGTGATGCCGATGCCTATGATAATGATTTTTCAGGTATGACGTTTCACAGCTTAAAATTAGACAGCGCTAATAATATTTCTGCGTTTGCTAAAGAATTTGAACACGTTGACGTAATGGTCAATTGTATCGGTACTGTGCTTTGGGGCAGTAAAGAATTCGAACGTGAAGGGTTTGAGCAGATTATAAACATTAACCTCACGGGTGCGATGCAACTGTGCACCGAGTTTTTTCCACTGTTACAAGCTAGCGGCGGTAATATCGTTAATTTGGACTCTGTTGTGTCTATACGTCCTGCGTTTAATAACCCAGCGTATTCAGCGAGTAAGGCGGGTCTATTACAGCTAACAAAATCGTTGGCAATGAAATGGGGACGAAAAGGTGTACGTGTCAATACTGTTGCGCCAGGCATGGTGCCAACCAAGCTAACGGTTAATCAATCGACACCCGAGCACGAAGCTCAATTTGCCAAAACGTGTCCTGTTGGACGTTTTGGTAAGCCAGAAGATATTGCCGGCGCGGTTGTCTATCTTGCTTCTCCACTTGCATCTTATGTGACGGGCCATCAATTAGTTGTTGACGGTGGCGTAACGCTATAA
- a CDS encoding alcohol dehydrogenase catalytic domain-containing protein: MKALVFNGPKNIQYENFDDPKITNNSNLIIKVEKCSICGSDLHIYHGAEGVSEDYSKPMPKFCTGHETIGEVVDIGSGVSTHKIGDRVLISAAAGCGQCKRCLKGEINMCENTRGGNGATAYGTSPRVNGGHAEFLEVPFADFGAAKIPDGVSDEQAILLTDALATGYYGVKMAHVKPGNSVAVIGQGPVGLMAAEAAMAIGASRVYCIDPDVTRRNLSLIFGGIPLSPDEALAYIREDTRGIGVDAVIEAVGVGPTLKQAVRLLRSGGSLAVLGILHNDSELPLKIMQAKSLNFHAGISGVVNQWEELIPLVQGGRIQGKGVFTHEFSLADGTEAFRLFDAHEDGVIKVMMTL, translated from the coding sequence ATGAAAGCTTTAGTATTTAATGGCCCTAAAAATATTCAATACGAAAATTTTGATGATCCTAAAATCACCAATAATAGCAACCTAATTATTAAAGTGGAAAAGTGCAGTATCTGTGGATCTGATTTGCATATATACCACGGTGCAGAAGGTGTCAGCGAAGATTATAGCAAGCCAATGCCAAAATTTTGTACCGGGCACGAGACCATTGGTGAAGTGGTAGACATAGGCTCGGGAGTTTCGACACACAAAATCGGCGATCGCGTGCTCATTTCCGCTGCAGCGGGTTGTGGGCAGTGTAAGCGTTGTCTCAAAGGTGAGATTAATATGTGTGAAAACACGCGAGGAGGGAATGGCGCAACAGCCTATGGTACATCCCCCCGCGTAAATGGTGGTCACGCAGAGTTTTTGGAAGTTCCATTCGCAGACTTTGGTGCTGCCAAAATTCCCGATGGTGTGTCAGATGAGCAGGCAATACTTTTGACTGACGCATTAGCAACGGGTTATTACGGCGTAAAAATGGCGCATGTAAAACCGGGTAATAGCGTTGCGGTTATTGGTCAAGGTCCCGTGGGATTAATGGCTGCAGAAGCTGCTATGGCGATCGGAGCATCACGGGTTTATTGCATTGATCCGGACGTTACTCGTCGTAATTTGAGTCTGATTTTTGGTGGAATACCTCTTTCGCCCGATGAAGCCTTGGCGTACATTAGAGAAGATACACGCGGCATAGGTGTTGATGCTGTGATTGAAGCGGTAGGAGTGGGTCCAACTTTAAAGCAGGCTGTGCGTTTATTACGCAGTGGTGGGTCTCTTGCTGTACTGGGTATATTACACAATGACTCGGAGCTTCCGTTGAAAATCATGCAAGCTAAGAGTCTGAATTTTCACGCGGGGATTTCTGGCGTCGTAAACCAGTGGGAAGAGTTGATCCCACTGGTACAAGGTGGTCGTATACAAGGTAAGGGTGTTTTCACACACGAATTTAGCCTCGCCGATGGGACAGAAGCTTTCCGCCTATTTGACGCCCATGAAGATGGCGTTATCAAAGTCATGATGACGTTATAG
- a CDS encoding FadR/GntR family transcriptional regulator — protein sequence MIANPLQRAPLYRQIYDQLEAKIVNRELKVGDALPSETDLALSYGVHRSSIREAIRLLEENDLIGRAAGKKKLLVTAPKKDKLSRRISTTMLIDEVSLGEVYEAILTIEPSMAAMAAERVTPELLEKLEANLDTTREALNDPERLTALDQEFHNLLAEASKNRALQWSRLGMSGLFYPAERKLLANLKEPGKRMLVAHEHIVGAIKDRDKQAAELWARRHIEDFLRGCNVLGVNLGDMLNDLAQGN from the coding sequence ATGATCGCTAATCCATTACAGCGCGCGCCATTATATCGTCAAATTTACGATCAGTTGGAAGCCAAGATCGTCAACAGAGAACTGAAAGTGGGAGATGCTTTGCCTTCAGAGACAGACTTGGCGCTCAGCTATGGCGTGCATCGATCATCAATACGTGAAGCCATTCGATTATTGGAAGAAAATGACTTGATTGGTCGAGCTGCGGGTAAAAAGAAACTACTGGTGACCGCACCCAAAAAGGACAAGCTCTCTCGGCGTATTTCTACCACCATGTTGATTGATGAGGTATCCCTGGGCGAAGTATACGAAGCAATATTGACCATAGAACCCTCAATGGCGGCAATGGCCGCCGAGCGTGTCACGCCAGAATTGCTTGAAAAACTTGAAGCTAATTTAGACACAACCCGTGAAGCGCTCAATGACCCTGAACGCTTAACGGCACTTGATCAAGAATTTCACAACCTGCTGGCTGAGGCCTCAAAAAATCGCGCGCTCCAGTGGAGTCGGCTAGGGATGAGTGGCCTGTTTTACCCTGCCGAGCGAAAACTTTTGGCTAACCTAAAGGAGCCCGGCAAGCGCATGTTAGTGGCCCATGAACACATCGTTGGTGCTATCAAGGACAGAGACAAGCAAGCTGCTGAGTTGTGGGCTCGCAGGCACATAGAGGATTTCTTGCGTGGCTGTAATGTATTAGGTGTAAACCTAGGAGATATGCTAAATGACTTGGCACAGGGGAATTGA
- a CDS encoding alcohol dehydrogenase catalytic domain-containing protein, translating into MKALVFNGPRNIQYESFDDPKITNNSNLILKVEKCSICGSDLHMYHGDVLGPKLDYSQPMAKFCTGHETIGEVVEIGSGVSTHKVGDRVLIAGGMGCGKCKRCLSGQLNICEQAASGKPALAYGITPGFNGGHAEYMEVPFADIGAAKIPDGVTDEQAILLTDALATGYYGVKMAHVKPGDSVAVIGQGPVGLMAAEAAMAVGASRVYCIDPDETRRNLSLHFGGIPLSPDEAIERIREDTNGIGIDAVIEAVGVGPTLKQAVRLLRWGGSLSVLGMLQKGTELPLQIMQAKSLNFHAGVSGIVSMWDELIPLVQAGRIQGKGVFTHEFSLAEGAEAFRLFDAREDGVIKTMITL; encoded by the coding sequence ATGAAAGCTTTAGTCTTTAACGGTCCAAGAAACATTCAGTACGAAAGTTTTGATGATCCTAAAATCACCAATAATAGTAACCTGATCCTTAAGGTTGAAAAATGCAGTATTTGTGGATCAGATTTACACATGTACCATGGTGATGTGCTAGGCCCAAAACTAGATTACAGCCAACCGATGGCGAAATTTTGTACCGGGCACGAGACTATAGGTGAAGTGGTTGAAATTGGGTCGGGCGTCTCTACGCACAAGGTTGGTGATCGCGTACTTATAGCTGGTGGCATGGGTTGTGGTAAGTGTAAACGTTGCCTCAGTGGTCAGTTGAATATTTGCGAGCAAGCGGCTTCAGGAAAGCCTGCACTGGCCTATGGCATCACTCCTGGTTTTAACGGTGGCCATGCGGAATACATGGAAGTACCATTCGCAGATATTGGCGCTGCCAAAATACCTGATGGCGTGACTGATGAGCAGGCAATCCTTTTAACCGACGCGCTAGCGACGGGTTATTACGGCGTTAAAATGGCACACGTAAAACCGGGTGATAGCGTCGCGGTTATTGGTCAAGGTCCTGTTGGCTTAATGGCTGCAGAAGCCGCTATGGCGGTTGGTGCATCACGCGTTTATTGCATTGATCCAGATGAAACCCGTCGAAACTTGAGTTTGCATTTTGGTGGAATCCCACTTTCACCTGATGAAGCTATTGAGCGTATTAGAGAAGATACTAACGGTATTGGTATTGACGCCGTGATAGAAGCGGTGGGTGTGGGGCCGACTTTGAAACAGGCTGTGCGTTTATTACGCTGGGGTGGATCTCTTTCTGTACTGGGTATGTTGCAGAAAGGTACCGAGCTTCCGCTGCAAATAATGCAAGCCAAAAGTCTGAATTTTCATGCGGGTGTTTCTGGCATCGTAAGTATGTGGGATGAACTTATCCCGCTGGTGCAAGCTGGTCGTATACAAGGTAAAGGCGTGTTTACGCATGAGTTTAGCCTTGCTGAGGGTGCAGAAGCCTTCCGTTTATTTGATGCGCGTGAAGATGGCGTTATTAAAACTATGATCACGTTATAG
- a CDS encoding crotonase/enoyl-CoA hydratase family protein: MNYETINYTVKNHILTIELNRPERMNAMTEQMGYDLLAALDAADNDDDVRVIVVTGAGRAFCAGADLESGADTFNYDESKNEHEIPRDHGGLVTLRIYQCKKPMIAAINGAAVGFGATFTLPMDIRLASEKAKFGFVFTRRGIVPESASSWFLPRVVGISQALEWSILGNVFDAEEARAGGLVKAVYPESELLPAAYELAQEIAQNTAPVSVALTRQMMWRMLGADHPMEAHKLDSVGVFNRGKQSDAKEGVESFLEKREPDFCDKPSVDMPGFYPWWEEPKYSDHP; encoded by the coding sequence ATGAATTACGAAACCATTAATTACACAGTTAAAAACCACATTCTTACCATTGAGCTTAATCGTCCGGAACGGATGAATGCTATGACGGAACAGATGGGTTATGATTTACTTGCCGCTCTTGATGCTGCAGACAACGATGATGATGTTCGCGTTATTGTTGTTACCGGCGCTGGTCGAGCCTTTTGTGCGGGGGCCGACCTGGAATCCGGTGCTGACACGTTCAATTATGACGAATCGAAAAACGAGCACGAAATACCACGGGATCACGGAGGATTGGTTACACTCAGGATTTATCAGTGTAAGAAACCAATGATAGCAGCTATAAATGGCGCAGCAGTCGGCTTTGGCGCAACGTTTACATTGCCAATGGATATTCGGCTAGCCTCTGAAAAGGCCAAGTTTGGGTTTGTTTTTACCCGCAGGGGGATTGTTCCTGAGTCGGCTTCAAGCTGGTTTCTGCCTAGAGTGGTTGGTATAAGTCAGGCTCTGGAGTGGAGTATTCTGGGCAATGTCTTCGATGCGGAAGAAGCGCGTGCAGGAGGTTTGGTGAAAGCGGTTTATCCCGAATCTGAGTTGCTGCCTGCAGCTTATGAACTCGCTCAGGAAATTGCACAAAACACAGCCCCGGTATCGGTGGCACTCACCCGTCAGATGATGTGGCGTATGCTGGGTGCAGATCACCCTATGGAAGCACATAAATTGGACTCAGTTGGGGTATTCAATCGTGGAAAACAGTCGGATGCCAAAGAGGGCGTGGAGTCCTTTTTAGAGAAACGCGAACCTGATTTTTGTGATAAACCCAGTGTAGATATGCCCGGATTTTATCCGTGGTGGGAAGAGCCAAAATATAGCGACCATCCGTGA
- a CDS encoding phosphotransferase family protein: MMNQEEWKKIADYLESKGHTLDLSVSPAQLSGGVANFNYSILLDGKKAVLRRPPNGPLPPGANDVAREYKVLSRLYKHYPPAPAGLVFCDDESVIGVPFCISEFREGICISRNLPESLKNTANIGDDLSRLVVESLAGLHKVDLKKADLEDLGSADGFIERQVSGWYKRGSRVLTEPQLKQLATIRDWLQSHLPDNKIATLVHNDFKLDNMLIDIDTLHVNGVVDWDMCTVGDPFYELAIMLAYWGNTNDVPAYKFQCRMPMEAEGWWSREKVIEEYLRLTGLSVNEQDLKFYQWLTYYRNIVVYGQLQKLFEKTGECPAVLTEEEFNGIADNNQLLLDTIEAEVKAQ, translated from the coding sequence ATGATGAATCAAGAAGAATGGAAAAAAATTGCTGATTACTTAGAGAGTAAAGGCCATACGCTAGACCTCTCAGTGAGTCCTGCACAGCTATCTGGTGGAGTCGCTAATTTCAATTATAGTATTCTACTCGATGGGAAAAAAGCGGTATTGCGCCGACCACCAAATGGCCCATTGCCACCGGGTGCCAACGATGTCGCCCGTGAGTATAAGGTATTGTCACGCTTGTATAAACACTACCCGCCCGCGCCGGCAGGTTTAGTCTTTTGTGATGATGAGTCTGTGATTGGTGTGCCATTTTGTATTAGTGAGTTTCGTGAAGGTATTTGTATTAGTCGTAACCTCCCTGAATCGCTGAAAAACACTGCAAACATTGGCGACGACTTGAGCCGCTTAGTGGTTGAGTCTTTGGCCGGTTTGCATAAAGTTGATCTAAAGAAAGCTGATTTAGAAGACCTTGGTTCAGCGGATGGTTTTATTGAACGACAGGTGTCGGGTTGGTACAAGCGTGGTTCGCGCGTACTCACCGAGCCGCAGCTTAAGCAATTAGCGACCATCCGTGATTGGTTGCAAAGCCACTTACCTGACAATAAAATAGCCACACTGGTACATAATGATTTTAAGCTCGACAATATGCTGATCGATATCGACACGTTACACGTCAATGGTGTTGTTGATTGGGATATGTGCACGGTTGGTGATCCCTTTTATGAGTTAGCTATAATGCTTGCTTATTGGGGTAATACCAACGACGTACCTGCTTATAAATTTCAGTGCCGCATGCCGATGGAAGCCGAAGGCTGGTGGTCTCGAGAAAAAGTCATAGAAGAATATCTTCGCCTGACTGGATTATCTGTTAATGAACAAGATTTGAAGTTTTATCAATGGTTAACGTACTACCGAAACATCGTAGTATATGGACAGCTTCAGAAGCTGTTTGAAAAAACGGGAGAATGCCCTGCGGTATTAACAGAAGAAGAATTTAATGGTATAGCAGATAACAACCAATTATTGTTAGATACGATTGAGGCCGAGGTTAAAGCGCAATAG